In the genome of Haemorhous mexicanus isolate bHaeMex1 chromosome 22, bHaeMex1.pri, whole genome shotgun sequence, the window GGCATCATCACTACCTTTGGGACCAAATATATGATTGATTTCCTGAGCCCTCCTCACTTCATATGGAATATCTTCCACCACTGGCCTGCTGTTAATATCAGCACAAAGAAATTAGTGAGCTCATTCCATGGCTTTACAGTCAACAAAATATGTATtagccttttcttttcactttaaatCCAAAATTGACTGGAGTTGAAATCACCTGTTTAATTACCAAACTTAAAACTGGCTGAATTTGTTGAAGAAGTCAAGTAGGATTGTCTAGTAattgttttattattctgtGTCTTGTGCAGAAGGGTATTAGAATTATTTAATCAAATTTTGGCTGGAAACTATTTCTTacatcccaaaatttccccctaTGCATAATTAACTAAAAATTCAGCAACAACATAGAGCACTTCCAAGACTGGATCCCCCTCCTGCTGGAGACCACATTCAGACATCAGTCCATGAAGTTCTGCCTGGGACATCACCCTCAAGGCTTTTTCTAACCTGTTTTTTTCTAATCTGTTCTATTTCTTGTCTTCTCATGATCTGACCAGTCTTTTACAATCTATTCCTTTAGGATCTTTAAAGCTCAGTGAAGACTTTGCTACTTCAAATCTGTTCCTCCAAAGTTTTAATCCTTATAATTTCAGGAGACTCTGTGTATCATATAATCCTCCTTTctattctttagctctgcctTTGAAATTCAATATTTCTTCACATAAAACAGttaattaaaactttttattGAAGCCAATGAGATTTACACAATTGATTTCAGTAGCATCAAGATTTCACTctcctttttcttattttgttgaAATAATTTATGATTTTGAAAGTTCCACACTTAAGGGACCGGGGTCAGGTACTTCAAACACTCAGTAGAGCTGAAATAGAACCAGGCAAATTCATAGTATTTACTAAGAAACAGTGGCTAAATATGAAGGAAACCTGCAGGTGTCTTAATCTGGTGTTTTTCCAAGTGTTCTGTGTTCAAAGCAGCTGAAACCAAACAAagctaccttttttttttagtatgtttttccaaaataaacaaTTATAAGAATGGCCTCAATGCTTATGTGCTAACATCTGCTTATCTTAGATGTAATAATCAACAACAAAATTCTAAGATGAAAAGCCAGATGGAAAGAAGTGTAGGGTAATAATAACTGCCTGCAAAATATATACAGTAAGTATTCCTTTCTGTGATATTCACCTTTGCCattaaaacttttctgaaaCACAATTACCTGGTGAGCAACTATACTAAGAATATTTATATAGCAAAGTACACCTCTGGAATAGATGACTCAAAAGTACAGAAACATCAAATcctattaaaaatgtaaaatcagTTCCTGTTTTACAGTAATTATAGacagtatttcttttaaaataaggaGTCAGTTAAATTATTCAGGTTTCTGGCTATGCTTTTGCCTTAAAATAGATTATTTCTAGCTTCAAGTTTTTCTAATTTCAAGTTTTCACCTTTTGCTGTACATAACTGGAATTAAACACACTTCTCTGATTTCTGTGCCTATCTTTCAGATACTCAGATGTCCATGTTTAATTGCTTTTATCTGCTATCTCTTGGAAGTCTAATTGTATTCAGAAGAGCCCCCAAACTGGATTGCACAAGACATGAGAAATGATGACTGACTCAGAACAGTGGTACTCCAATTCACACACATGCAGCTCATCTAATgctaatttaaaattatgtttaagATAATGGGTTGGTTTGAGACTGATTCTACCAGCAATAGAAGTGAGTCTGTAAACACATgcaatttgttctttttttgggTTAAAGGTCAGTAATTTCAGTTATGTGACTCCACTGTTAAAGCAGTAGGGGAACTTGTGTTCAACATTTTAATcaggaaagaattttaaaaccCAGAAAAAGAGAACAACAGAAAGCACAACTGCTCTTACCCAAGGCTCTCGGGGTCAAAAACCCGGTTGAGATCACAGTCAATGTACCTGGTGCACCTCTCCACAGCCCTGGGGTTGGTGAGGAATGGTTTCACCTGCACTCCTGCTCTCTGGATCTCAgctccatcctgctgccagtgcctgacCAGCAGCACCCCCGATAATTCATTGCCGTGAGTGCCCCCGAAGAGCCCCACCCGTCTCACCCGGGCACACGGGGAGCTCATGCTCCAGGAAAACTTTTCTctctgaggagggaaaaaaaataaaacaaattctttCCAGTAGGAGAGTCTTTCTTCTGGTTTGGTCAGACGCAAAAGAAAGTGAGTGGATTTCTCCCAACAGTTCTCAACTCAATTTTGAGGCGGGATTTTCCAACCTCCCTCCCCAAGGAGCCTCCCCTTCAGTTTCTGTATTTAGTAACATCTCCGAGGCTGTTAATGGCACTGTTCCACAGTCCAAAAGTTAACTCTGGGCAGTCTTTATAATGTATGATCTATAGGGAAATCCTGTGCTAATGATCAGTGGAAAACACTGTTTTTACACTTAAACATCAGGTATTTTTGCACTTCAAAAAGGTGTAACAGGTATTCTCATGTATGTTTGAAGTTACATaagtattatattatataagGGCAGAATGATTTAGAGAGCAAGATCAGCAAAATAAGAATAATATCTTGGCTCTAGTCCAGCACACAATGCTGAAACATCAAGTATTTTCAtctaaaaaaagccaaagaacaGCTAAGTTCCTCAATGCACGTCGTGGCTTGTACAACCTTGTTTGTTTTAGAAATCCTATGAACAGTGATTAGAAGGAACACGGGCTGAAATTACAGTGCAATTTATCCACGACTGACTTACCCAGAGTTCTGGCTCCAGTTCTATCTCGGGATCTGCTCACACAGACCTCTAACACATTGAAACAACTTTGCCAGGGACAACCCTCTAACTTTTGCagtcttttattaaaaagaaaacagatctAGACCACGACGGGATAATAGATCTGTTCTCTCCCCAAAATCTTTAGTCAGCaacttttcttccatttccaaAAGCATTCAGAAAGGTTTCTGAAGCTTAAACCAAAGACCAGCTGTAACTTCCATCCTGAGAATCAAAACATTTAGAATAAAAAGACTTATTAACAGAAAATTAAGCTTTATTGCTGTAAATGACAGAAGTATTTGCAATTGGTATATGACTCATGATATAAACATAACAAACATTAGATTGCAAGAGAATAAAGAATGTTTATTGAACAATTCTTTTTTATTAAGATTATACTCCAGTGACTGAGAGAATATTTGGCCAGTGCCTGAAAGGCTTTGTATCCTGGGCTGACAGACTGTAGGTCTAGGAAAAGCTGAGCACAGGATTTATCTAGAATAGTTCTACCAGGAATATAATTTCTACAGAAGTTGCTCTCTTTGTTTCGGTTCATGCATTCAGATTTTGCTGAAGCTTACAGTAAGTTAATACAGAGAAACTGCTTAAATATTCAGCTGTATTACTCAGTACTTAGGAGCTGTCAGATATTTAATCAGAATGAGTAATTTATTAAACAAAGCAGTAAAGTTGCATTTTACAGCACTGGACAGTGTGTACTGTCCTTTGACCCCTATCTCTCTTCAGCGGTGGTCCCAGAACAGGGAGTGACACAACACCCAAAAACACAACTCACACTCTGAATCTGGGTGTGTTGAATTTAAACACAGCAGAAGTTTGAAGAGTAAACAGCAAAATGCAAACACGCAAGGCTGGAACATTTAGTTTATCTTTTATTCCTGCTGGCATTGTAATGGTTGTAATTCCTTCCAAAGCGTGAATGAAACACAGAGATGTCTGTGCACTTAATTAACATGCAAGAAGTTTGTCTCCTAAGAGAGTTTTTAGGATAGAGACAGTGAATTTCCAAACATGAGTTTAGGAACTAAACCCATGGAAGCTTCTTTTATCCCCTTAGAGAAGTTCCCATCCAAACACTTTAACTCCTGGTGTCCCAGGACCTGCCAGTTTGGGAATGAATGGAAATTCACAGGGAAAGTTTTCACTCTTCAGGGTTAAACACTGGGACCCATCCCTTATTCCTGTGCTTTGCCAACACTCACACTCTGGAAAAGGATGTGGGATATTTAGTTTAGTAAGAATCAGGACTGGTTTGATGTGCTACCTACAGATCTTTGGGAGTGCCTCCGAAGGAAAAGGTTTACTAAAATAGGGCAAGATCCAGTCGTGCCAAGCACTCAGATTTTAGACAGGATCCAGCCATGTGTAAAAGCTGAAGAGACAAACAGGGTGAAGAATGCTTTTAGTTTTATTTACAGCCACTTTTTCGTCTACACATTTCTGCAGATTCAGCTCCAACCCCGGGCTTTCTGAGGATGACACTACACCGGTTCCTCGGGGGCGGGGGTAATTAATGAAATCTCACCGAGGGGGTGATTAAAGGGTTCTTGTGTCTCCCGGCCgagcgcggccgctcccgccgtgCCCTCAGCGGCTCGGAATGGGGCTTCACCTTCCCGCCATTTCCGCACCGCCTGAGGCGCGAGCGCGCGGCCGAGTGACCGTTATTTTTGGCGGGCTTCGCCTGAGGGCTGACCCTGAGGGGTGACCCTCAGCCTCGTCCCTCAGCGCTGAAACCTCAGGGCTGACCTTCAGGACTGACCCTCAGCCTCGTCCCTCAGCGCTGAAACCTCAGGGCTGACCTTCAGGACTGACCCTCAGCCTCGTCCCTCAGCGCTGAAACCTCAGGGCTGACCCTCAGCCTCGTCCCTCAGGGCTGGCCCTCAGGCCCATCCCTGAGGTCTCTTCCTCAGCCCTGTAAGCGCTGACTCTCAACATGGCCCTGACTCTCAGCCCCACTCCCTCAGGGCCTGGAATCTGCAAAGAGCAGATTGCATCTTAGGCGTGCACCTGTGGATCTTCTAAATTCACTACAGCTGATTCTGTGTTTTAGGGCTTGTGTTTGAAATTATGCCAGTCGCTGGCGCTGCAGTGTTAAGGGAAACTGCCATAAAATCATGTGAAATTGAGATGTGTTTGCAGcattaattattttgctttgtttatcTGACTTCCATACAGCAGATTTGGAGAAATCAGTCCATTGCTGCCTGTTAAGATTTggcagagaaatgaaaaggacTTTAGCTGACACCTCGGCTCGCAGCACAGCAGGTACCAGCCCTTCTTATGTGCCCTCCTGTTCACATCTCATTATGCTTTTATAGAcacataaaatacatttatatatgtAGTATTCATGCAGGATATTCAGTATTTAGCCCTAAATCCCCATTTCCTGAGTGGACTTGCATGGGTTACCTGTTTATTGCAGCACAGGGAAAGATTTTAGATGGAGTCAGGGAACTGGTCACTGAGGGAAGGGTTTCATTAATGGGATTATGTGCAGGACAGAGGGCTGGGAACATAAATTCTGTGAGGGAATGGCCTTTTATGTGTTTATTAAATGCTATTCCTATGTGTATTggaaaataagtaattttatttacttgtttTAAGTGTGGGTTGTGTATCCTTTTGCTATTAATATAGCATtacttaaattttatttttaggttgTCTGCCTGTACCACTGttcaatcagaaaaaaagaactaGACAGCCCCTCACTTCAAATCCACTTAAAAATGAACCAGGTACTGGTTCTGGGACTCATAGTTATGACTTCTCTCCCTCATCATTCggtaaataagattttttttttttttttttttactgccttTAAATCCAAATAAATCTTAACTTACTGATTGTATTCTGAGAAATCAGACATTGTCTTTATCAAGAACTATAGGCATCCTTTATATCTATTTCTGAAAAGTTCATTATGTAAAAATTGTCCTCCAGGAAATTTCTTTCTCCCCTGTACAATTGAGCTTTTTATACTTCTTGCCTAGAGGGAGTTTGACTCTGTGTGATGGAGAATGAAGTAGCACTGGCATTTAAATAGAGTCTCTTGAAACTGaccttttgttttcagttgaTTTCAATCAACATTCAAGTCCTGTGTTACAAGAAGAAACATTTGTAAGATGTCTTTCTTGTAGTTCAGAAAGGAACTTCTGTTCTTCAAATTGGCCTTGGAAAGAACGGTGCAAAACTCTCCTTTTAGTGCTTTCATTATGTTTTACTTGTAATAAAGTTTCAAAGTTTTCTTATAATAAAATCTCTGTTGCTAATAAGTCTAATATTTGTAACTGAACTATTGTCTAGAGAAGCAACCTACTTGTTAGAAGTTGTTTTATAATTACAAATATCAAAGGATCCCATTCcccttatttcttttttcttcctccttcctatGTGAGCCTGATTGTGGGAAATTAAGCAGAATTGGAAGCCTACAAAGACTTACTacctttcagtcttttccatttttatcaATATTCCATCCTTTGTCTTTTGAAAATTAGGCTGGGAAACTGCAAACCCAGAAGTGGATGaactgcagaaagcagcaaacaGTGGGTGTGTAAAAAGCAAGttatttgttgcttttttgatttttatttggaTGTTAATTGATGAACAATCCGTGTGTGTGTTAcaataaagctgctgctgtgtcactgATACTTTAAACTTGTCTTTGAAAGCCAAGCAGAACATCCGATGGCTCCTTCCCTTATGAAACCACCAAATGCATCAAAGTTTAATTTAGCAAATGCTGGAAAAAACGTGTCTGCCTGCAGGTCTGTGAAGCCTTTAATGTCTATTACCCTTCCTTTTTGTTCTTATGTGAAAATGCATCTCACATTTTCCCATATGCCTGTAGCAGTTAAAGACACCCTTTTAATCTCAGTCTCAGAGGAAaccttgtttattttcttttagagtTATGAAAATATGTGAATTTTGGGTCTGGAAAGAAATGTTACACAGGGCAGGACAATAACTGAGCAGGGTTTTAAGGCCTGTTGAAGGCAGATGGATTTTTGCACAGGTGTAATCACTGCCCTGTATATGGATAAATTAGGTGTAAACTCAAGTGAGTTTGGAGATATTTAAAGCTAAATCAACAATTTATAGATagcttttatatattttaatcaCATAGCTCAGTATTCAGAAGAGGTACTGTGATACTGAACTGTTGTATTGCAGGGACAGAAATGAATATACTCCTTTAGGTAGAGCAGCAAATTCAAGATCTGATAATGGAACTTCTCAGAAGTTTGAGAACTTTTCAAGCAGTTTGAAAACTGTCCAGCAGCAAAAACACCCTGACAGTCGTAACCCATCCCAGCTCATCAAAACAGACACATCCAAAGGACAGTGGCCAGTGAAACCCAACACTGTGGCAAGAAGTCTGCAGGGTCATCATCCAGCATATAAATTTAACTACAATactcagcaaaataaaatgaatgaaaacCAATTTGGTTGTGTCCCAGAAGATAAAAGTCAGGTAAAACTTATGGGAAGGGTTAATAGGAAAGACATAATGAAGAAAgcagtaaagaaagaaaactggtgGAAGATGAGGTTTTCATCAGCCCAAGCTGCCTTAGTAAAACCTGGAGCTTCTGGAAATTTAGAATTGATATTTTCATACTGTAATAATCTAAAATCCTCAGTAAAGTGGCAGGGAGTTGTTTGTATATTCTGAACAAATGCTCtaattttaatgtaattattGACTATTTAacataataaataaatgccTATATGCCCTTTGTAATTGCAAGTGTGTATGTCTAATTTAAGCTTTTGTCTTCatctgaaaggaaatttcatcaTCTCAAgtgaaaactaaaataaaaaagaattcttTGCGAATCCTGTCTGCAGTCATTCAGAGTGTGAGGCACTGGAGCCAATATGCCTATAAAACTGCACTGCTATTTGAAGTTTTAGGTAAGCATTGTAGATTATAATAATATAATCTGATAATAATGCTAGGGCAACACAACGTGAGAATTTTTCAGTGGCTGAAATACTTAAACCACAAAATACTGGCATGAACACCATCTCATTTCCCTTCCATTCAGCTGTCAAATGTGACTGAAACAGGTACAAAATTTACACTTCAGTCATCCTTCAACATCAATTTTTTCTATCCtgtttatttccttgtttttagAACGTGGTAATTTCCTGTTTAGAAGGAATCTTCTGTAGAGTGATACagttttacagtattttttaatataattagTCTTGGAATGATTAAGTTTTGCTTAATGGGACAGGCACACTGGATTCTGCAGTCACACCTGGAGCATATGGGGCAAAGAACTTTCTTCTGAGAGATGGAAAGGAGACCCTGCCTTGTGTGTTTTATGAAATTGTGAGTATTCTGTGTCCACACATAACACAGTCACCACTAACTCCAATCCTTTTTAtgaatgcaaaaagaaaacataaattcACAGTGCAAAAGGCAGGCTGAATGTTTTTACCATATTGTTCCCAATTTAGAGCAATAGTCACTACTTAGGCATCCTCAGATTTCTGTTTAAGAAAAACAGGTGAGACTTTGAGTTTAGCTTTTAAGTAGTTGGTAACAGGAACAAAGCTCATGTAAAGGTCTTGTGTTTGATGTAGCCCTCAGAAAGCAGCCATGTGGAAAGCTTTTATGTGAGGTGATATCATTGTTTTATGTGTTTATTATGCTTTGATGAAGGACCGTGAGCTTCCACGACTCATTAGAGGTCGAGTGCACAGGTGCATGGGAACCTATGATgcaaaaaagaacattttcaagTGCGTCTCTGTAAGACCAGCAACTGCTCAAGAACAGAACACTTTCCAAGACTTTGTTAAAATTGCAGATGTTGAGATGACAGCATATGTAAAAACTATGAATGAAATGTAAAAGTCAAAATGGTTGTCCAAACCCCAGTTTTAACTAATTGTTACCCATAAAGGCTGGACATGCTACAACATTTACCAAAACTGCCAGTGAAAATCTGGTTAAACATTTGATATCACTGTGCTGTGTTATCCAACAAATGCTGTGTTGTGTTCATTGGGTTCCCATTTATGTGTTACCTgattcatgttttttttttttttaaataaataattagtaTTATACCTGTATAAAATAACAGCAGACCCTGAGGCTGTAGGAAGATTCCCAAGGACACAGAGGaagtagaaaagaaagaattatttgAACACAGAACTTCCTTGCCTTTGCCATAGAAATAACTTTCCTGACAGATGGACCATGTACATGTTTATGTGCCTTTGCCTTCAAACATTACCTTTCACAGGTTATTCCTGCTGTTCCTATTTCCTTTTCCCCTACTTCAGAAGCTTTGTAGCAGATCTCTTGGGAATTACAAAACAAAAGAGTTGTCAAGAAAATAGCAAACAGtgtggggatttttaaaattattttattatacagTGTTGGCAATTGgaaatttcacatttaaaataattgaaatattgTATCCAACAAGTCAAATACAGAAAACAGTTAATATTCTAAAAAGGAGCCAGCTAGTCAACGCAGAAACACATTAAtggaaaatacagcttttaGTTAcacttaaaaaattatatatttagaATAAAACTTGAACCTGGTCCAGCAAATTGTAACAGGAAAACGCTTTTACACAGTTTAACGCGCAGACagtctttatttaaaaaagtgATCTGTCAGTGTGAGCACAGGCATTGCCAGCAACAGGTGAGATCTAAAGGATGTGCTTTACCAACTGCTGCAAGGATCACTGGAATTGTCACCACACCTTCAGTGCAAGGTGGGCTCAGAGCATGGATGCTTCAAGGAAGGTTTTGCCAATCCAGTTGTAGAGGTTATGCACTCTTGTTTGATTTAtgtaaatattataaaaatgttataaaatgtTAAAGGAAGCTCCTAATGGAAGCATTAGCTTGACTCATAAAAGGTGCAGAATTTTGCAGAATGCAGAGGTTGATGATTTGCACAAGTTGAGCTTTAAGAAGTAAAGGATTTGGTACAGCAGTGTTGTGAATTGTGAGACTCTGCTGTAACAGTAATTTAAAACTGCTTCCAGTTAAGTGATTGATGCTTCCAGTTTTGGACATGTGAAACTTAGGTTAATAAGTAATGACAGGAATAGGTCCTTTGTCTACTAGGTACGTTATGGCTGTTAATAGAAATctaaattcatttttcttttcaggaagtGTTTAGATCTTTGCAAAAGAAGTTTCTATTTGACACTAACAAATCACTTTTTCTAGTGAAACATTAAGTGAACAGTCGTAAACAttacacaaaacagaaaaaaccctacTCAATACAGTTTATACACACTACTCAACATTTTTCAGTtgttgggtgattttttttcttgaccaTATTGATCCTGTCTTGTATAATGGTTCTAGTGTAAAGGCACAGGTTGGttaggaaagaaaagcctgCATCTCTGTCTTTCTACTATGTGgtgattcttttctttttgcatgtTGTTTGTTATTCCTCACTTTTCTGACTCTCACATGAAAATTATCAATCTCAgccattcattaaaaaaagtgTAAGACATCACTGAAAAGCACATTAATATACAGAAGTGACTGAAATTTATTCTTCTTACTTTAGGGCATTCCTTCAGCCTATTTTGTTAAATATGTGGAAGATTTAATTTCTCAGTCCCTGTGAGCAGAAGTGCAGAGCACTCATGCTCTCTTTCTCAGTGTACTTAATTCTGCATTGGAATCTCCATTTTCAAAGAACTTGCTAAGTTTATGTGCAGAAATTGCTTTTAGAGTGCATGGAAATGTAAGAACAGGACaattattttggaaaacaaTGCAATGTTCCATTGAAATTTAGAAGGGTGAGGAATGTAAACAAGTCTGCAGAAGTCTTTGATGTATATTAAAATAACACAGTGATTgttctgtttgcattttcttatacATCCTCAACATGTCTCTGTCTGTCCCTTCATGTACaccttccattaaaaaaaataaaaattcaggaatCAGTTGGACTCAGCTAAGTGAAGAATAATAAATTTGATCACCTGGTTtgtgccaaaatacaaaactaaGAAGTACACCTCTGAATTAAATATAATctatgtgatttttctttttaataaataatagaaaataaaagatgaGAATAGAATTAGagttaaaattttattttaaatgaaaaaacacAACAGTGGTGTGAGATTAGAACCCAATGTTTCTTTTGCTTAAGGCAATCAAGTGCACTTATTTCAATGCTTGATAAGAATGAATTCAGTGCTATTGTGGAAATCAGACCTCACAAAAGTTCCATACAGACTAATGAAATATGGCCATTTGTACTTCTGACACAGCATCAGATTTTTGCTGCTCATGTTCAATAGCATTTCACTtcacttttttgttttacagtCTGGACTCTCAATTGCAATGGAAATACTGGAATTAGTTCATTCTGGCTTCTATTATCACTACAGATAAGGGCCATTGGGCACAGACATTTTTGTAAAcagagattttttcttttcagccttaaacaacaaaacccaaaatctaTAGCTGTCATAGTTCAAAGCATTTTGTTAAAGTCCGCTTAGAATTATAATTTAAGAAATACTGAGAACAAATtcttaggaatttttttcctgtcgTTAAAGTATTAAATCATCATGAAGCCTTTGGAAGTAGTTGGagttctcagaaaaaaagaaatttcaattGTACCCAAGACTTCATGAAGATGTCTCTATATCTTGGCAATTAGAGTGGAAGTAAAAACTGTGCCCAGAATTTATAATATGCAGGTGCTGCTAATATATAcagattaaaaagaaacttttcttgTATACAGTTTTTTTAGCTATCAATCTTAATTTTAGGCTGTGGCTACTAGTAGGTGCTTTTTCACTAATCAAAATAAttgtaacaaaatatttttgattttaaagTTACTGGGTCCATAAAAGTTCTGACATTTCACAATATATCAAAAGTGAATTGAAGCTTTTAAAACTCACAATTTTGAGACACAAAAGAAACTGGGAGGTAGACAGATGTTTTGAGGAtaaactgattatttttttgtctAAGGCAGTATGCCATGATCTGTTTAGAGCAGTGTAAAGGCTGCTGATCAATCCTATTTCAATTCCAGAGTGTTCGCTGCTCGTGCTTACGGAAGACTTTCAATGCACTTTTGGTCTTTGTCAATCTGACCTTCTCTTCcccatctcctctcctctctttaGCAACACAGCCAGCTGGAAGTGCTTCAATAATTTCTGCCCATTAGTGTAGACAGGAATGTTCTGTTCttaaacagtaataaaatactATAAAATAGTAGGTATTGGAGTTGGA includes:
- the SPATA22 gene encoding spermatogenesis-associated protein 22, yielding MKRTLADTSARSTAGCLPVPLFNQKKRTRQPLTSNPLKNEPGTGSGTHSYDFSPSSFGWETANPEVDELQKAANSGQAEHPMAPSLMKPPNASKFNLANAGKNVSACRDRNEYTPLGRAANSRSDNGTSQKFENFSSSLKTVQQQKHPDSRNPSQLIKTDTSKGQWPVKPNTVARSLQGHHPAYKFNYNTQQNKMNENQFGCVPEDKSQEISSSQVKTKIKKNSLRILSAVIQSVRHWSQYAYKTALLFEVLGTLDSAVTPGAYGAKNFLLRDGKETLPCVFYEIDRELPRLIRGRVHRCMGTYDAKKNIFKCVSVRPATAQEQNTFQDFVKIADVEMTAYVKTMNEM